The DNA segment TTGCAGATCACGCCCATCCACGCGCACGCGTCCGAGGGGCTGCTCGCGCGCTGAGCGCCACGATCGCGCCCTCTGTTCAGCGCTGCCTCAGTCTTCGAAGGTGCCCTTCTTGACCACGATGCTGTCACGCATGCACATCACGCCGCCTGCGATCACGTGACGCGGGCGTAGATCGGCGTCGAGCACGAGTAGATCGGCGTCGTGCCCCACGGTGATGCGGCCCTTGCGGGGTAGCTTGAGCACGTCGGCCACGTTCGCGGTCACCGTGCGCAGCGCCTGATCGAGGGGGAGGCCCTCGAGGCGTACGAGGTCGCCCAGCTCTTGCAGCAGGGCCATCGGGCGGGCCGTGTCGATCTTGACGAGGCGCCCCTGGGCATCGAACTGGGGAAGCGAGCCGCACGCGTCAGAGGTCATGGTGATGT comes from the Pseudomonadota bacterium genome and includes:
- a CDS encoding beta-aspartyl-peptidase, encoding RLLREVVATTMFKPTQLWPTHCNRNAHIFEETKTWAKDGPVDITASSWAYYQDEEIKPSTAVKGLLDAGVPLAHITMTSDACGSLPQFDAQGRLVKIDTARPMALLQELGDLVRLEGLPLDQALRTVTANVADVLKLPRKGRITVGHDADLLVLDADLRPRHVIAGGVMCMRDSIVVKKGTFED